The genomic stretch CGTTCAAGATCTGGCTACCCGAGCCGGTGTCACGCCCAAGGCATATCCCCAACGCGCCAATACCCGAACAATAATCCCAGCTCCAGGCCACGGTCAGGGCCTCCTGATACAACCCGGCCGCGACATTGCTGCCAATTTGGGTGCGCATGTAGATCGGCACCGCCTTGGGCGTGGTACCGCCGAGCAGCCCCAGCAAGTCGAGGATACCGTTGCGGGCGAAGTCGTAGGCCACACCCCGGGTAATCGGGTAGCGGGTGGTGTTGTCGGCATAGAGCGTGTAGGGAATGACATCGCCTGTCGGGCCGACCAGCCCACCCGAGGCGGGCGTGATCGTGGCGTAGAAGTGATCACCGCTGCTGAGCAAGGTCAGTAGTGAACCGGTGCACTGCAACCCGGAGTTCAGGCTGGAAGCCGTCTGTACGGTGTTGCGAACCTGCGTTGAATTAAGGCTGCCAAACGCTGCCGGCAACGTGGCCACCGACGAGCAAAGCGCCCAGGCCGAAGCGCTCGGCAACAGCAGCACGCTCGCCCCCAGGCCGCGCAACCAAGCCTTCATCGGCACACCAGCGGACCAATCAGAGGGATCGAGCCTTGTGCTTCAGGCAGATCGAACTCCACTTCGCAATTTCCACCCCCGTCAAGCGCTACCTGAAGGTGGTTATGCGACGACAGGTTCTCCAGGTACACCAACCCGTCCCACCCCACCACCGCCAGGGTGCCGCTCTCTGCGTGGGTGACACGGCTACCCAGTTTGAGCACCTGCTGGTTGCCATCCACCAATTCGACACTGGCCGCCATGACACGCTTGAGGGGGAATTCCAGCAAGTAGCCACTGCCCCGTCGCACCGCTACACGCTGCTCAACGTCCGGTGCGAGGACATCCGGTGGCAGGTTCATGGGGTCGATCTCGTACTTGCCCCGGTAGTAACCGCTGCTGTAAGGCACCAGCAAGTGCCCCTTGGCATCGGTGCGGCCGATCTCCTGGTTTTCATAACGCACCGGCACATCGGCGTAACCTGCGGTACTGACCACCACGAAGGCATCATCGATACGGTTGGCGGCGAACACGCCGGCATCCATCCACACCAGAGACCCACTGGCGTCGGCCCAGCGGGTCATGTCGCCGCTGCTGCCATACACACCGGCCTGCAATTGCACCGATTGCAGGCGCCAGGTGACGTCGGCCTGGCGATAGGCATCACGGTCGCTGCCTGCGGCATAGCCCAGGTTGTAACCGACGCCGACACCGGCTGGCACCGCACGGCTGTAGTTGACCCGTTGCAGGGTCTCGCCTTCATTGCTGCGCTCCATGCTCAGCGCCAGGGTGCCGT from Pseudomonas putida encodes the following:
- a CDS encoding fimbrial major subunit CsuA/B family protein, producing the protein MKAWLRGLGASVLLLPSASAWALCSSVATLPAAFGSLNSTQVRNTVQTASSLNSGLQCTGSLLTLLSSGDHFYATITPASGGLVGPTGDVIPYTLYADNTTRYPITRGVAYDFARNGILDLLGLLGGTTPKAVPIYMRTQIGSNVAAGLYQEALTVAWSWDYCSGIGALGICLGRDTGSGSQILNVSLTVTNDCQITTPDISFASAPVVAGFGTVSQGINVSCTKGSSYTVGLDDGQNVSGGRRRMKSSANNYLAYDIFKSAGTVRWGASGAARRSSTDADINPGVGTGTGSQVFNYNAKVYTDQATPPAATYTDSVILDVQF